Proteins encoded in a region of the Malaciobacter mytili LMG 24559 genome:
- the ccsA gene encoding cytochrome c biogenesis protein CcsA has protein sequence MKKVIDVLFSFKTTLVLLAILAIGAGIATFIENDYGTSTARVLVYNNLWYEAILVLTTINLGGIIYKYKMWKHPARFIFHSSFVVILIGAAMTRYIGYEGIIQIPEGQTENRMISLEPYLQVKIQQQDATYYKEFQKEFANTIYGQEIEHFSEKFFAGLVTLANNFDHNIKYNNKVLNIKYNDYKYVKKDSSSMGILIVDVTVNGETKTIKLPGKRGQQGVVKVEDFGDTIVTLEYGSKILELPFSIKLRDFQLERYPGSMAPSSYASEVTIIKKDGKSYDYRIFMNRTLFEGNFLFFQSSYFPDEKGTILSVNNDPGKWPTYLGYFLLTLGLIWNLFDKKSRFWKLSKFVSNKSIASFAVACFMAFATTTDLKAQEQVNVVKNPTDMVLNYMNAFKEDSKLTAQKFSHLITQSNGGRMKPIDTLNREILHKLSSANSMFGMQPNQIILGMITRPEIWRHVKMIKIKTPKLKKLLGVEESRKYISFTEVFTKEGKYILQEEAQKASLTKPTERGTFEKDILSLDEKLNVAYMVFNADLFRIFPRVHDGRIDDNNTWYNPLDAFQFFMGKNKEAVETMIRGFVNSVIEEKYEEANKFIDMIQIYQEKVGSNIIPSKTQINNEITFNKLDIFFKLTLAYVLVGFIMLIVAFIVVFNPKIKPEKTTKLFFAILALLFAVHTFGMGFRWVVSGHAPWSNTYESLLYISWSAVFAGVIFFRKSLLALSASVIVAGIFMFTAHLTNIDPQITNLVPVLKSYWLTIHVSVLTASYGFFGLSAILGFMALIMFIFRKNRPHLDEIIRHITAINEISLIIGLAAITIGNFLGGVWANESWGRYWGWDPKETWSYVSIVVYTFIIHMRFVKKLNTPYAFATASLVGFSSILMTYLGVNFYLSGMHSYATGDPVPIPMWAYVTTALVFVTIALAYKNRDLKDTVCHVENQKG, from the coding sequence TTGAAAAAAGTTATAGATGTCTTATTCTCCTTTAAGACTACATTAGTACTTCTTGCAATTTTAGCAATTGGTGCAGGAATTGCAACTTTCATAGAGAATGATTATGGAACTTCAACAGCAAGAGTTTTAGTATATAATAACCTTTGGTATGAAGCAATTTTAGTTTTAACAACTATTAACTTAGGTGGTATTATATATAAATATAAAATGTGGAAACATCCTGCAAGGTTTATCTTTCACTCTTCATTTGTAGTTATTCTAATTGGCGCAGCTATGACTAGATATATTGGATATGAAGGAATTATTCAAATACCAGAAGGTCAAACTGAAAATAGAATGATCTCACTAGAGCCTTATTTACAAGTAAAAATTCAGCAACAAGATGCAACTTATTATAAAGAGTTTCAAAAAGAGTTTGCAAATACTATTTATGGGCAAGAAATTGAGCATTTTTCTGAAAAGTTTTTTGCAGGTTTAGTTACACTAGCTAATAATTTTGACCATAATATTAAATACAATAATAAAGTATTAAATATTAAATATAATGATTATAAATATGTAAAAAAAGATAGTTCATCTATGGGAATATTAATAGTTGATGTTACTGTAAATGGAGAAACAAAAACTATAAAACTTCCAGGGAAAAGAGGTCAGCAAGGGGTTGTTAAAGTAGAAGATTTTGGAGATACAATAGTAACACTTGAGTATGGTTCTAAAATTTTAGAGCTACCTTTTAGTATTAAATTAAGAGATTTTCAACTTGAAAGATACCCAGGAAGTATGGCACCTTCTTCTTATGCTTCAGAAGTAACTATTATAAAAAAAGATGGGAAAAGCTATGATTATAGAATTTTTATGAATAGAACTTTATTTGAAGGAAACTTTTTATTTTTCCAAAGTTCATATTTCCCAGATGAAAAAGGAACTATTTTGTCAGTAAACAATGACCCAGGGAAATGGCCAACTTATCTTGGATATTTTTTATTAACTTTAGGTCTTATTTGGAATTTATTTGATAAAAAAAGTAGATTTTGGAAATTATCTAAATTTGTTAGTAATAAAAGTATAGCTTCTTTTGCTGTTGCCTGTTTTATGGCATTTGCAACTACAACTGATTTAAAAGCGCAAGAGCAAGTTAATGTGGTAAAAAATCCAACAGATATGGTTTTAAACTATATGAATGCTTTTAAAGAGGATTCAAAACTAACAGCCCAAAAATTTTCACACTTAATTACGCAAAGTAATGGTGGAAGAATGAAGCCTATTGATACTTTAAATAGAGAGATTTTACATAAATTATCTTCTGCTAATAGTATGTTTGGAATGCAACCAAATCAAATTATTCTAGGAATGATTACTAGACCTGAGATTTGGAGACATGTAAAGATGATAAAAATTAAAACTCCAAAATTAAAAAAACTATTAGGTGTTGAAGAATCAAGAAAATATATCTCTTTTACAGAGGTTTTTACAAAAGAAGGTAAATATATTTTACAAGAAGAAGCACAAAAAGCCTCTCTTACAAAACCGACTGAAAGAGGAACATTTGAAAAAGATATTTTAAGCTTAGATGAAAAATTAAATGTTGCATATATGGTTTTTAATGCAGATTTATTTAGAATCTTCCCAAGAGTTCACGATGGAAGAATTGATGATAATAATACTTGGTATAACCCTTTAGATGCTTTTCAATTTTTTATGGGTAAAAATAAAGAGGCAGTTGAAACAATGATAAGAGGTTTTGTTAATTCTGTTATTGAAGAAAAATATGAAGAAGCAAATAAATTTATTGATATGATACAAATATATCAAGAAAAAGTTGGTTCAAATATTATTCCTAGTAAAACACAAATTAATAATGAAATTACATTTAATAAATTAGATATTTTCTTTAAATTAACTCTTGCATATGTACTTGTAGGGTTTATTATGTTAATTGTTGCTTTTATAGTTGTATTTAACCCAAAAATCAAACCTGAAAAAACTACAAAACTATTTTTTGCCATATTAGCTCTATTATTTGCTGTTCATACATTTGGAATGGGATTTAGATGGGTAGTTTCAGGGCATGCACCTTGGTCAAATACTTATGAGTCATTATTATATATCTCATGGTCTGCTGTATTTGCAGGAGTTATTTTCTTTAGAAAATCATTACTTGCTTTAAGTGCGTCTGTTATAGTTGCAGGTATTTTTATGTTTACTGCACACCTAACAAATATAGACCCACAAATTACAAATTTAGTTCCAGTTTTAAAATCATATTGGCTAACAATTCATGTTTCAGTTTTAACTGCTTCATATGGTTTCTTTGGATTATCAGCAATTCTTGGATTTATGGCTTTAATTATGTTTATTTTTAGAAAAAATAGACCTCATTTAGATGAAATTATTAGACATATCACAGCTATTAATGAAATCTCTTTAATTATAGGTTTAGCTGCGATTACAATAGGAAACTTCTTAGGTGGAGTTTGGGCAAATGAATCATGGGGAAGATATTGGGGATGGGATCCAAAAGAGACTTGGTCTTATGTTTCAATTGTAGTTTATACATTTATTATTCATATGAGATTTGTAAAAAAACTAAATACACCATATGCTTTTGCAACAGCTTCTTTAGTTGGTTTCTCTTCTATTTTAATGACATATTTAGGAGTAAACTTCTATTTATCAGGAATGCACTCATATGCTACAGGTGACCCTGTACCAATTCCTATGTGGGCATATGTTACAACGGCACTTGTTTTTGTAACTATTGCATTAGCATATAAAAATAGAGATTTAAAAGATACTGTTTGTCATGTGGAAAATCAAAAAGGTTAA
- the cmoB gene encoding tRNA 5-methoxyuridine(34)/uridine 5-oxyacetic acid(34) synthase CmoB, which yields MNIEELKQEKYKCLEWKNVKPWYEQLKLAFEIKKDNLEISYEDWFSVGKKEDLTQEEHKLILQTAKKLIPWRKGPFNLFGLKIDSEWQSNIKYNLIRPYFNLKDKVVADIGCNNGYYMFRMLEDKPKRLIGFDPSPLTMLQFDFINHFVKSDIIYEKLGVEHLEAYNHKFDFIFMLGVLYHRPDPVGCLKSLAKGLNENGEILIDTFMIDGEQEVALTPNSRYSKIPNIYFIPTVPALKNWLNRAGFEEIEVLAITTTTNEEQRKTSWSFDQSLEDFLDKDDPTKTVEGYPAPKRVYVKARKKN from the coding sequence ATGAATATAGAAGAATTAAAACAAGAAAAATATAAATGTTTAGAATGGAAAAATGTTAAACCTTGGTATGAGCAATTAAAACTTGCTTTTGAAATAAAAAAAGATAATCTTGAAATCTCTTATGAAGATTGGTTTAGTGTGGGAAAAAAAGAGGATTTAACACAAGAAGAACATAAGCTGATTTTACAAACAGCTAAAAAGTTAATTCCTTGGAGAAAAGGTCCTTTTAATTTATTTGGATTAAAAATAGATAGTGAATGGCAAAGTAATATAAAATATAATCTAATTAGACCATATTTTAATTTAAAAGATAAAGTTGTTGCTGATATTGGGTGCAATAATGGTTATTATATGTTTAGAATGTTAGAAGATAAACCTAAAAGATTAATAGGTTTTGACCCAAGTCCTTTAACTATGCTTCAATTTGATTTTATTAATCATTTTGTTAAATCAGATATTATTTATGAAAAACTTGGAGTTGAACATTTAGAAGCCTACAATCATAAATTTGATTTTATTTTTATGTTAGGGGTTTTATATCATAGACCAGACCCTGTTGGATGTTTAAAATCTCTTGCAAAAGGTTTAAATGAAAATGGAGAGATTTTAATAGATACTTTTATGATAGATGGAGAACAAGAGGTTGCTTTAACTCCAAATAGTAGATATTCTAAAATACCAAATATCTATTTTATTCCTACTGTTCCTGCTTTGAAAAATTGGCTAAATAGAGCAGGGTTTGAAGAGATTGAAGTTTTAGCTATTACTACAACAACAAATGAAGAACAAAGAAAAACATCTTGGTCTTTTGATCAAAGCTTAGAAGATTTTTTAGATAAAGATGACCCAACTAAAACAGTTGAAGGTTATCCCGCACCTAAAAGGGTATATGTAAAAGCAAGAAAGAAGAACTAA
- a CDS encoding GGDEF domain-containing protein, whose product MRKNILNLIRSSATNEEDYKALEDIFTLYDQLQYASDIKQMAGDIYNWLHNTYKIDNVNISLFDLEKNIKEDILVKGNSFYLDDNLSFFFVINTHTNLNALVSFCASTKEHFDEINNKYTIIESAFFQISPIIQNGIIKKNYIESQSLDSVTNVYNRHYLIQTLNKQIVLSGKEYKQIFFLMVGIDHFKAVIDEFDYDIGDRVLIELAKVIHANISEFDLVARLTGDEFLISVLSTSNESEIINICKRIIDDFAQVGVKVVTKPEQILKKTICIGYDVYTYSDEKSIDLTIKNADIALYEAKNRGRSQLFYFKDLQEEDTIDLF is encoded by the coding sequence TTGAGAAAAAATATATTAAATTTAATAAGATCGTCTGCAACAAATGAAGAAGATTATAAAGCATTAGAAGATATTTTTACACTATATGACCAACTACAATATGCTTCTGATATTAAACAAATGGCAGGAGATATTTATAATTGGCTTCATAATACTTACAAAATAGATAATGTTAATATATCTTTATTTGATTTGGAAAAAAATATAAAAGAGGATATTTTAGTAAAAGGAAATTCTTTTTATTTAGATGATAATCTGTCATTTTTCTTTGTAATAAATACACATACAAATCTAAATGCTTTAGTATCTTTTTGTGCAAGTACAAAAGAACACTTTGATGAAATCAATAATAAATATACAATTATTGAATCAGCATTTTTTCAAATTTCTCCTATTATTCAAAATGGAATAATTAAGAAAAATTATATAGAGTCTCAATCTTTAGATTCTGTTACAAATGTATATAATAGACATTATTTAATTCAAACTTTAAATAAACAAATAGTTCTTTCAGGGAAAGAGTATAAACAAATATTTTTTCTAATGGTAGGAATAGACCATTTTAAAGCTGTAATTGATGAGTTTGATTATGATATAGGAGATAGAGTTTTAATAGAACTTGCAAAAGTTATCCATGCTAATATTTCTGAATTTGATTTAGTTGCAAGATTAACAGGAGATGAGTTCTTAATCTCAGTTTTAAGCACTTCTAATGAAAGTGAAATTATTAATATTTGTAAAAGAATTATTGATGATTTTGCACAAGTTGGTGTAAAAGTTGTAACAAAACCTGAACAAATTTTAAAAAAGACTATTTGTATTGGATATGATGTTTATACATATAGTGATGAAAAATCTATTGACCTTACGATTAAAAATGCAGATATTGCTTTATATGAAGCAAAAAATAGAGGAAGAAGTCAATTATTTTATTTTAAAGATTTACAAGAAGAAGATACTATTGATCTTTTTTAG
- a CDS encoding GGDEF domain-containing protein, with translation MSNIMINSFKQIIEDKQKDSSHGDFSINEDKKIIKVFKESLKYLAISLHNTYEVENIKIEFCDITNNYNDCIYETENGIFEESLKLQYFVELSQNVKINYIIFCNNTQHLSKLEKNYEGLITTFDIISQTLYNKYLEDCIKELSLKDQITGLYNRKYLETYLDNILALSRRENKKVAFLKIGIDKFKAVIDEFDYKIGDKVLIALAKLLKHTVRSSDIVVRVDGDEFLVVLQNIGNEENAIMIAEKLITLFGEEKVLVNENTNQTLMKTICIGISLFPDNAENIDEILRTSDNALYEARNQGRSKYFVFNDTQMHTIDLF, from the coding sequence ATGAGTAATATAATGATCAACTCTTTTAAACAAATAATAGAAGATAAACAAAAAGATTCTTCCCATGGAGATTTTTCAATAAATGAAGATAAAAAAATTATAAAAGTATTTAAAGAGTCTTTAAAATATTTAGCAATATCTTTACATAATACATATGAAGTTGAAAATATAAAAATTGAATTTTGTGATATTACAAACAATTATAATGACTGTATATATGAAACAGAAAATGGAATATTTGAAGAAAGCTTAAAATTACAATATTTTGTAGAACTAAGTCAAAATGTAAAAATTAATTATATTATATTTTGTAATAATACACAGCATTTAAGTAAATTAGAAAAAAATTATGAAGGCTTAATTACAACTTTTGATATAATTTCTCAAACTTTATATAATAAATATTTAGAGGATTGTATAAAAGAGTTATCATTAAAAGATCAAATTACAGGTTTGTATAATAGAAAATATTTAGAAACATATTTAGATAATATTTTAGCTTTATCAAGAAGAGAAAATAAAAAAGTAGCTTTTTTAAAAATTGGAATTGATAAATTTAAAGCTGTAATTGATGAATTTGATTATAAAATCGGTGATAAAGTATTAATTGCTTTGGCAAAATTATTAAAGCATACTGTAAGAAGTTCTGATATTGTTGTAAGAGTGGATGGGGATGAGTTTTTAGTAGTTTTACAAAATATAGGGAATGAAGAAAATGCAATAATGATTGCAGAAAAACTAATTACTTTATTTGGGGAAGAAAAAGTTTTAGTTAATGAAAATACAAATCAAACTTTAATGAAAACAATTTGTATTGGTATTTCACTATTTCCAGATAATGCAGAAAACATTGATGAAATTTTAAGAACTTCAGATAATGCATTATATGAGGCAAGAAATCAAGGTAGAAGTAAATATTTTGTGTTCAATGATACACAAATGCATACAATAGACCTATTTTAG
- a CDS encoding MBL fold metallo-hydrolase, translated as MEILKQPMGDYQTNCYIVKINNKELIIDPGVGATLWVKQNVSNPLAILNTHGHFDHVWSNAQLSKELDLKIYCPKDDNFMLEKDPYSFGMTPSYADILVEPDQEFDFDGIKVKFHHFPGHTPGCSAIQIEDALFSGDFIFQNSIGRCDFPFSNPSDMKKSINKILKWEKNIRIYPGHGSNTSLFQEKDSLKNWLNYL; from the coding sequence ATGGAAATACTTAAACAACCAATGGGAGATTATCAGACTAATTGTTATATTGTTAAAATAAATAATAAGGAATTGATAATAGATCCTGGTGTTGGCGCAACGTTATGGGTAAAACAAAATGTAAGCAATCCTCTTGCTATTTTAAATACTCATGGACATTTTGATCATGTTTGGTCAAATGCTCAATTAAGTAAAGAATTAGATTTAAAAATTTATTGTCCAAAAGACGATAACTTTATGTTAGAGAAAGACCCATACAGTTTTGGTATGACTCCTTCTTATGCAGATATTTTAGTTGAACCAGACCAAGAGTTTGATTTTGATGGAATAAAAGTAAAATTTCATCATTTCCCAGGACATACTCCTGGCTGTTCAGCAATACAAATAGAAGATGCTCTTTTTTCAGGAGATTTTATTTTCCAAAATTCAATTGGTAGATGCGATTTTCCATTTTCAAATCCAAGTGATATGAAAAAAAGCATTAATAAAATTTTAAAATGGGAAAAAAATATAAGAATCTATCCAGGTCATGGGTCTAATACCTCTTTATTTCAAGAGAAAGACTCTTTAAAAAACTGGTTAAATTATCTATAA
- a CDS encoding ferritin-like domain-containing protein yields the protein MDYFQQLEEILLAKEPKKKFELFKKFYKVFKVSQIDFTNNYKVCDLIKPSYDGLLNVILPKDVKTRKYFDTKEGKISLLHTIAHIEYSAIDLALDAALRFKGLPRQYYEDWLEVAEDEIRHFLMIEELLTQLGAKYGDLEVHTNLFEAMKNTQTLLSRMAVVPRYLEANGLEQNPKIMEKLKSNPDKFNQKILAALNIILEEEITHVTKGDKWFKYECERQNLQPQKTYFQILEEVYPGCTNKKYELNFEARKQAGFSCDELKFLSKKSDCI from the coding sequence GTGGATTATTTTCAGCAGTTAGAAGAGATTTTATTGGCAAAAGAGCCTAAAAAAAAGTTTGAATTGTTTAAAAAGTTTTATAAAGTGTTCAAAGTGTCACAAATTGACTTTACTAACAACTATAAAGTTTGTGATTTAATTAAGCCTTCTTATGATGGCTTATTAAATGTTATCTTACCTAAAGATGTAAAGACTAGGAAATATTTTGATACAAAAGAGGGAAAAATATCTCTTTTACATACAATTGCACATATTGAATATAGTGCAATTGATTTGGCTTTAGATGCTGCTTTAAGATTTAAAGGTTTGCCAAGACAATATTATGAAGATTGGTTAGAAGTAGCTGAAGATGAGATTAGACACTTTTTGATGATTGAAGAACTTTTGACTCAATTAGGTGCAAAATATGGGGATTTAGAAGTACATACAAATCTTTTTGAAGCTATGAAAAATACACAAACACTTCTAAGTAGAATGGCTGTAGTTCCTCGATATTTAGAAGCAAATGGTTTAGAGCAAAACCCAAAAATTATGGAAAAATTAAAATCAAATCCAGATAAATTTAATCAAAAAATATTAGCTGCTTTAAATATAATTTTAGAAGAAGAAATCACTCATGTAACTAAAGGTGATAAGTGGTTTAAATATGAGTGTGAAAGACAAAATTTACAGCCACAAAAAACTTATTTTCAAATTTTAGAAGAGGTTTATCCTGGATGTACAAATAAAAAATATGAACTAAATTTTGAAGCTAGAAAGCAAGCGGGATTTTCTTGTGATGAGTTAAAGTTTTTATCAAAAAAAAGTGATTGTATATAA
- the trpB gene encoding tryptophan synthase subunit beta codes for MNKPYLESYPDEKGFFGKFGGSFIPPQLVQPFEEIKKAYEEIKNSKQFIEDLKYVRKHYQGRPTPISFAKNLTKHCNGAKIYLKREDLNHTGAHKLNHCMAEVILAKHLGKKKVIAETGAGQHGVALATAAAYFGLECEIHMGEVDIKKEHPNVIRMKILGAKVVPATHGLKTLKEAVDSAFEAYLNDTKNSIYCIGSVVGPHPFPMMVRDFQSVIGFEAKEQFLEHENKLPDNVVACVGGGSNAMGIFAGFIENKEVELYGVEPLGKGQKIGEHSASLTYGEEGVMHGFNSIMLKDKNGEPAPVYSIGSGIDYPSVGPEHAFLKTEGRTKVGLCDDNEAVDAFYKLSQLEGIIPALESAHAVGFAMKLAKTLPNDKTILVSLSGRGDKDIDFVVENYPIPNSKF; via the coding sequence ATGAACAAACCATACTTAGAATCTTATCCAGATGAAAAAGGTTTTTTTGGAAAATTTGGAGGTTCTTTTATCCCCCCACAACTAGTGCAACCTTTTGAAGAGATAAAAAAAGCATATGAAGAAATAAAAAATTCTAAACAATTTATTGAAGATTTAAAATATGTAAGAAAACACTATCAAGGAAGACCAACACCTATTAGTTTTGCAAAAAATCTTACTAAACATTGTAATGGTGCTAAAATTTATTTAAAAAGAGAAGATTTAAATCATACTGGTGCTCATAAATTAAACCACTGTATGGCTGAGGTAATCTTAGCTAAGCACTTAGGGAAGAAAAAAGTAATTGCAGAAACAGGAGCAGGACAACATGGAGTTGCACTTGCAACAGCGGCAGCATATTTTGGATTAGAATGTGAAATTCATATGGGTGAAGTTGATATAAAAAAAGAACATCCAAATGTTATTAGAATGAAAATTTTAGGAGCAAAAGTAGTTCCTGCAACTCATGGTTTAAAAACATTAAAAGAGGCAGTTGATAGTGCTTTTGAAGCATATTTAAATGATACAAAAAACTCTATTTATTGTATAGGTTCTGTTGTGGGGCCTCATCCCTTTCCTATGATGGTAAGAGATTTTCAAAGTGTTATTGGATTTGAAGCAAAAGAACAATTTTTAGAGCATGAAAACAAACTTCCAGACAATGTAGTTGCTTGTGTTGGTGGAGGAAGTAATGCTATGGGAATTTTTGCTGGATTTATAGAAAATAAAGAAGTGGAACTTTATGGAGTTGAACCTTTAGGTAAGGGGCAAAAAATAGGTGAACACTCTGCTTCTTTAACATATGGTGAAGAGGGAGTTATGCATGGATTTAACTCTATTATGTTAAAAGATAAAAATGGAGAACCTGCACCTGTATATTCTATTGGAAGTGGTATAGACTATCCTTCAGTTGGACCAGAACATGCCTTTTTAAAAACTGAAGGTAGAACAAAAGTTGGACTTTGTGATGATAATGAAGCAGTTGATGCTTTTTATAAATTATCACAACTAGAAGGTATAATTCCTGCACTTGAATCTGCACATGCAGTTGGGTTTGCTATGAAATTAGCAAAAACTTTACCAAATGATAAAACTATTTTAGTAAGTTTAAGTGGTAGAGGTGATAAAGATATTGATTTCGTAGTTGAAAACTACCCTATTCCAAATAGTAAGTTTTAA